The window CATTTCGGCTCCTTAATTATATATTCTATGTTGTAAAAGTGATCGTATCATTGTACAAAATCAAGGTTCCAGTTGACTTTAGGAATGCTTTATTTATTATCATTTTATTGGGTATCATCTTCGCTTGTTAGCAAATGTGCAATGTGACAGCAATTTCAATTTTCAAGTCTTCCCTTTGTTGGAGTTGCTACCACCACCCTCATATTCTGCATCCATGAAACTCACACTAGAACAATACCAACAATTGCTCGGTCTAATTCCTTGTGGTACACATTTGGCAAACTTTGTGTACCTAAAACCATTTTTTATCCCACAACTTGGATTATTGATATGGATTAAGATCAATCTTAATTTACTGTGTTCCCAAAAGACAATTAACATACCACCTGTTGGATTTGCAGCTAAACAACAACACAGTTAACACACCACCCGTCGAATTTCCAACTGTAAAACAACTCCAATTACACATATTGGTAAAACCATGCTAACACCAAATTGACCTCTAAGAATATCTTGTTAGTTTCTTCATCTTGATCACATTAATCTCTTCTTCTTTTTTTTGGATTTTCGTCTATTTTAAGACTTTGTTACAAGGAAAATAGGAGAGGGTAAAGAATACATGTGCCTCTACTATTCGGGACTATGAGGTACAGTTGGTACTTGGTAATTAGTAATGTTCACCTGGTCAGTTACTGACCAAGAGATTTATGGTCAATCATCCTTGGATACAAATTTAACGGTGAAGAGAATTATTTTTAAGTAAAGTTGTTTTGTTCTCAACTCTTAGATGTAGATCTAATAGTGATTGACCATAAATCACTTAGTCAGTTACTGATCAGGTGAACATGACTGACTTGGCAGTAGCTTGTACGTACCATCAAGAATCTGTTCATTTCCTGAGTTTAAGCTTCAAAAAAAAAGAAAGGAAAATTGCAAAATTTCAACATCAAAACGACATCGTTCTGAGCACGAGAAAGTTTAAACAAATTGACTAAACTACCCATATCTTCGTCCCCCACGAAAGAATAAGGCACATCTTCTCAACCCTGAAACGCTGAGCAAAAATCTGTAAGCTTAATCTCTCTCTCTCTCAGGTCTCGTCGTCGTCGTCATCAAATGGGGAGTCTCTCCGGCTATCGTGTAAGTATCTCTCTCTCTCTCTCTCTCTCTCTCTCTCTCTCTCATTTCTGCGATTCCAATTCTTTCTCTCTACGACTCGTCTCTGATTCCTAGCGAGTAATTGTTTCACAAGATCCGTAGAGTTCACATAGATCTTTCAGCTTTCTTTGCTTAGGAGCAAAACGACGCCGTTTTAATTTTAGATTTGTTCCTCTGCGTGCGGTTCTGTGCTTCCCCAAATTTCAGATCTTTGTGAATTTTACACAAAAGGGCTTGTGATAACGATACCTGAAGTCATCACTGATGTGTGCAATTCTGGAAATTATGCTTATGAGTTTGTGAATATTGTGCAGTCAGAATTTAAGATCCAGGGATTCCCAAATGGTAAAGATCTATACAATGTGTAAATGCTGCATTTGTGTATGAATTTGGACTGAGTTGTTGGATAGAAGCCTGATGCCATTTCAATGGAGCTTATTATGTGTGTTGAATGGATCCATTAGGGTGATTGCGTGTAGGATTTGGAGTGATCTTTACGCGTAGTGTTCTGATCCGGTTTTATTTTATTGTATTTTATATAGGATTCGTGCCCGTCTGTGAAGAACATTCTTCTTCTAGACTCTGAGGGGAAGCGTGTGGCTGTCAAGTATTACACAGATGATTGGCCAACCAATGGTGCAAAGCTAGCTTTTGAAAAATCTGTGTTTACTAAGACTCTAAAGACAAATGCAAGGATAGAAGGTATGCATCAGTGGTATTATTGAAGTGAATACAGTGCATGTTCTTTTTTTCTATATCTTTTATCGATATCGCCATATTTGCAGACTTTTTTGATTTACTGTTGTGTATCTTATGCAGCGGAGATCATGATGTTCGACAGCAACGTTGTTATATACAAGTTTATGCAGGACCTTCACTTCTTTGTGACTGGAGGTGACGATGAAAATGAACTCATTTTAGCCACTGTACTTCAGGGTTTCTTTGATGCAGTAGCCCTTCTCTTGAGGTAGAGTTGGTTTTAACTTTTGCTCTTTTTTCTTTGGATGATTATTTATTTTTGGACCTTTTGCTTTATATATATATATATATATATAATCATACCTGTCATATTTGCAGGAACAATGTCGACAAAAGGGAGGCATTAGAGAACCTGGATCTCATACTTCTATGCTTTGATGAGATTGTGGATGGAGGGTATGCAATATTTTCTTATATATTCACTCTTAAGTTTGCACACTCTTCCAGTGATGAGTATGCAAAGTCACATAGATGAAGTGGGCTTGGTTTGTTATTGATCTTAGTTCTGTCAACAAGTATATGATTATACATCTCATGCAGTTAACTTGTATTGCAGGATGATACTTGAAACAGATCCAACTGTTATCGCAGGAAAGGTGGCAACTCATACCATGGATGCTGATGCACCATTGTCTGAGCAGGTACAAACTTTCTGTTTGATGGGCCTATAGTTGAAACCAAATAGATTAAAGGCAAGGTAGTGTTAAAAGCACTTTCAGATGCTCAAAAGTGCTTGTGGCACCATTTAGCAGAAATAGCTGGAAGTATTTTCTCGGCTGTTTAAGTGCATCAACTGTGCTTCCTCCCAAAGTGCTTCTAGTGCATTGCAGGAAGCACTTGATTAATGCACTTCTAGCACTTGTGTCCTTCCATACAGAAGTGTGGGTTGACCAAAAGTGTGTCCTGCCAAAGCACTCCCAAACAGGCCCTAATTTGTTTATAACTTGCTATCTAATATCATGAAATCTTGATGTACAATTAACTTCAGATCTACAAGCGGCAGTAACCCCACTAACACCCTAACTTTACGAACTGGTATACAAACCACAGCTAGGCTATTAATCTAATCCTTCTCCTCATTTTCAAACATTGCAGACTATTACACAAGCATGGGCTACAGCAAGGGAACATCTAACCAGAACCCTTCTCAAATGATTTGTGTATCAAAACAGTGAATTAGCTGGCCTACTTTTTGGTGTTATTGATGAAATTGTTTTGATGTTGACAAGGTCGTGCTCTCTTAATTCATGTTGTAGATCTCATTGGATCAGCTGGATCATATGCTATGAGCTTGTTATGTGCTCTTATACCATTATTCTTTTTGTGAGCTTCAATAGTAGTCGCTTTTGATTCATCTTGCTTCATCTCAGAAAACGAAAAGTTGTTGGTCTGAAAATTAGGTTCTTTATTACTGAATTGAAACAAAGCAAACTGCTGGCTCATTGGCCTGCTGAAAATGTGAAGGCTCTATTCCCGCCTCGCCTAAAAACTTCCCTTTGCTGCCATGTCCTTGTTGGGGTTTGATTAAACAGGAAATCCTTCTTTGCTATGAAGGCAATGGTTCCTTTTGCCCCTTCCTCCACCTCTACGGCTCTACCCCCACATGGTTCAGGTATGCTAGTTTCCCTGGCAAAGTTTAAGTTTTGTTTTTTGTTTTGTCCACATCTTGAGCTTCCTGATCTAATTAGGAAAAGTCACTCCGAATATGATCAGATGATCACAACATGGGATGCATAAGAGTGATGCACGCTATGACATGTTCTTGCTCACCTTCTCCTCTCGCAATGTACAAAATGGCGTTTAGTCTTGGTCAAATCTCCCCATTGTTGCAGCTACAATGTAAACGAGAACCCATCCCCGCAACCGTAAGACGAGACCTGCCCCTTCAATCTGTTTGTTCATTGCCTAATTTTGCACATAGAGATAGAAACATAACCAAAATTATGTATTAGGATAGGCCTGATTTCACAACCACAAACCAATTGTACATTATATGATGCTCATGTTGGTCATGACTCATGACACATACCGTAAGTAGTTTTCTAAGAATGTGGCGTAGTTCGCTATCCTTGCTAGTTAAGACTTAAGACTATAAACAACTTTCCTTCTCTAAAATTTCACTGTCACAAGGATCCACACTTGGGAGGAAGGTCAGTCTGTCATAGTTAACAGAGGACTACTAGGATCCAAACTAGCTCAATTTGTACTGTATCATATATTCCTCTAGAAACCATTGCTTGGTCTTAACGAGTCAATAATACCCAGCAGCTTGATATCGTTCCAAAATTGCAATCAGTCTACACACCAACTAGTCTTCTACTTAACCTAATTTAATCACATAATCAGCCTTCATAGTCTAGAAAAAACAAATACAGTACCACCCTGCAAGTGCAAACTAAATATTATCAGAAGATTCAAACTCACGGCCTGTCAAAACTACAGTTTTCTAAATGTTTAGAGTATATTTAAATATAAATCAAGAACGCGTAGTAATACATGCGATCAAAGTCAGTCTCGTATAATTAGATGTACTCTGGACTATTTTTCCTCTAGAAGGTCAAGCATCATTAGAGAGTCAAAAACTCAGAACTGAGCATTTTATATAATCTAGCTTCGTCAATAATATCCAGCAGCAACTTGCAAGTTTTCTAGTAGGTATAATTCCAAAAAAGAAAAATGAAATCATTCTGCACCAACTAGCAAGCAAGCAGAAAGAAGAAAACAGACATATATTGCCCCTTCTACACTTGATTAATCTCCTCTAGACCTCTAACGTTACTAGTTGACAAAGAAGAGTGTCTGTTCAAGTTGCACTTCACTGATTTTGGTATCGTTTCCTAGTGCCTAAAGAATTGATATTTTTGAGTTGTTAGATGCAGCAGATTGACAAAGATAATGTTTTAGTATTGGAGACTAGTGTTGGTTTTATGACCAATTGAGGAATGCTCCTAAAATGTGATTAGCGTTTTCTTCGTTGTTTTGTTTTATGACCAACTAAATAATCCAATGTACAAGGTAACAACTACTGCTTTGCAAATTACATCTAGGAGTTTTTTATGGCCTCGTTAAACCCAGACAAACTGGGGAAGAGTACCACACTCACAAACTCAAATCGTTCATAACAATATATAGGCGCTAACCAGGCAAGTACCAATTTTCACCAGTAAGTTAAAACGGGCAGGAAAGGGCAGTTCTTGCATACTATGAGCAGCTTTATTACTCTCTTTAAAATTGTTTGCGTGGAATTTAGTGTAATATCGATAAATTAGTCATGTATCTCTAGTACATTGATTAAATTGTTACAAAATATGACCTTGGTTGGAATTGCTCTAAAGCAAACATGTCACATCATGAGGGAAGTGAATATCACTCCTCCTTGGATAGAATTAGAATCTACAAGCAATGCTAACGTATGTTAAGATATTTAGTTCAGATATTTTTGTAGGTAGAGCTTTGATTCAAACTAGTTTCATACTTTTATTTCAAAAAAAAAAAAACCTAGTTTCATACTTTATCTGCTAATCGATGTTGATGAATGGTATGGAGCCCATGAACCCTAGCTAATTATATAATGCTAGGGACCTAATTATACACATCAAGTGTATGTGACCCGTTGCCAAACTCTTTTTGAACCTAATGTGAATATTCAACCGACAGTATCTATATATTTAAGTTGGGTCACTTGGGTGTTTGATTAATCAACTTAGTTAATCTTTGAGGGACTCATTCAACTAATCAACCTTATTTAGTAACAAGGGTTGTGCTTTTTGATGATCCTTGTTGGCGGTACCCTTTCCTTAGTGCATAGTTTTTTCCCACTAAGTTTTATTCATACAAGATGTTAACGAGGTCACCCGTGTTTATGTTATGTCTACCAAACAGGTTTTAGATTAGGTTTATGGAGGAGAAGTGAAAACCATGTTCCGCTTCTTCCGTTTTTTGTTATAATGCATTTTCGTGAAAAGTACAAGTATCGTAACTAGTTAGTTGTGAGTCCTTTTTGTTTCTTGTATTTCACATTAGGTTGTGGATTGTCATTTTTGACTCTCCCGTACTTATATTTATATCTGAATTGCGTTTGAATGCAATTCTATCTTTGATCTTCTAAAAAAAACAAAGATTGGTTTAGAAGTGACCAAGATGAGATGTGACCAAGATGAGATGTAACCATGATACAAAATGACCATGATACAAAATGACCAAACCCGGGTTCAAATGAAAGATCAAAGGAGTCATCTGAAGTTTTTGAAATAAACATAGGTTCGCTTTCAAATACACTATTGCCCATTCCCTAGTTTTCTTCACGAAAAAATGTATCAAGTTTTTGTGTTTTGTTTTGTTTTTGAAAACAATGTATCAAGAAGTTTGATTTTCAAGTGTTTTGACAGTTTTGTATTTATATGTACGTCCTATATGAAATATAATACAAATTAGAATGAATAACATGTTGATTGATTCAGAACAATGATGTGATGGATATTAGTGGGTAGTTATGGATACAAATAGTTGAAAAGAACATGGCAAACCCATATAAATATCCCAGATGGCGGTCAAAGAAATATGATCTATTTAATTATGCTAATATTAATATTAATTGGTCCTAAACTACTAATCTAGTCACCTCCTAATCTCCTATCTGTGACTAATCCAAAATATCAATACTTGTTTTCTGTAATACGGCAAGCAGATCATGTTCCATATTATTTCGTACCATTCAGTCGGGCACAACCTGCCCAAACAGAACCTGGCCATTTAAATTTGCCTACGATTAATTATAAAATGAAAGAAATGATTAGCGTAAGCTCATTCCATTTGGGACAACCTAGATAGAGACCAACATGGCGAGGCAGTTTGATTTTCACTTTGTTTTCAACTTTTCATGATGCAGGGTCATGCACTGTGCCTTGATTAGTTTAGAACATTGCGACCACCAATTCATTCTAAAAATTAACTAATCAATGAAATTATTGAATTAGTTCGAACTAAGCTCCAATCACCGAAATACATAGTTTATTAATGGATTTTCTTTACAGTCAGGACTCAGGAGTAGGGTAGCTATTGTAGTATGTTTACCAATGTGATCGGTTAATTGGTTGATCAACATGAATTCTAAATCAAACAGGTTCTATAATTCCTACCTATAGCTCAAATTTCACGCTAACCAAACTCAATATTTCGAATTTAGAAATGGTTATGAATATCGGTATGGTTATTTGAATTTACTTAAAAGTTGGAAAAGTATGAGTGAGAACACGAGAAAATCAAATAGATGTCGATACTTATAATATATATTTCAAAATTCAAATTTCGTATTAGTATCATTATGGAATTTCAAAAAAAATTTAAAATCTTAAACAATTACAACTCATATCATGTTCAAGTTTTGTACCAAAGCAATCATTATGATCAAT of the Fragaria vesca subsp. vesca linkage group LG6, FraVesHawaii_1.0, whole genome shotgun sequence genome contains:
- the LOC101312269 gene encoding coatomer subunit zeta-2-like, whose product is MGSLSGYRDSCPSVKNILLLDSEGKRVAVKYYTDDWPTNGAKLAFEKSVFTKTLKTNARIEAEIMMFDSNVVIYKFMQDLHFFVTGGDDENELILATVLQGFFDAVALLLRNNVDKREALENLDLILLCFDEIVDGGMILETDPTVIAGKVATHTMDADAPLSEQTITQAWATAREHLTRTLLK